The following coding sequences lie in one Pogoniulus pusillus isolate bPogPus1 chromosome 29, bPogPus1.pri, whole genome shotgun sequence genomic window:
- the LOC135188304 gene encoding tyrosine-protein phosphatase non-receptor type substrate 1-like isoform X1: MEPPARGSAPVSWPLTCLVLLSLPSWPGVGAQYSQPFRLQQPQEQLKTTAGQTITLNCTTSGSGPVGPVKWVKGWGSESKTIYDQRSPSSRGMMVVDQSNKDFSIHIRDVQPQDAGTYYCVKYKRSVSQGDTLQVYQRGKGTVVSVHAKPSAPVVSGPEQRAGTGESATFTCETGGFFPDSISVRWLKNQAPVSAQQPHISPGQGNSSYSLSSRVTLLLQPEDVRSQLACEVQHPTLPAPLRGTYQLREALRVSPSVRLLPEPSSVELNRTLNLSCHVEGFYPREVAVSWLENGRELKAENSSRAVQTPRGLFKLSSLLEVQATEEKNGSVLACRVLHDGQEPVSRTLTLWVAVPAKEGMSDWDTADNGNLLTIYIVVGVVCTVLVLLVAAILYLIHTKQSKAGKSSPSARLHEPEKSSEATTQESDPNNLTYADLNFEKERKSIRRMVELSQQSEYASIQSSQAPSADDNLTYADLDMVHLNKAPKRPAPRPEEASSEYASVQISRK, from the exons GTGTGGGTGCCCAGTACAGTCAACccttcaggctgcagcagccccaggagcagctgaaaaCAACAGCAGGGCAGACGATCACCCTGAACTGCACCACGTCTGGAAGTGGCCCCGTTGGCCCTGTGAAGTGGGtgaagggctggggcagtgagagCAAGACCATCTATGACCAGAGGAGCCCCAGCTCCCGTGGGATGATGGTGGTGGATCAATCCAACAAGGACTTCAGCATCCACATCAGAGACGTCCAGCCCCAGGACGCTGGCACCTATTACTGTGTGAAGTACAAGAGGTCTGTGAGCCAAGGTGATACTCTTCAGGTCTACCAGCGTGGAAAGGGCACAGTGGTGTCTGTACACG CCAAACCCAGCGCCCCGGTGGTGTCCGGGCCcgagcagagggcaggcacaGGGGAATCGGCGACCTTCACCTGTGAGACTGGAGGCTTCTTCCCCGACAGCATCAGCGTGAGGTGGCTCAAGAACCAGGCTCCCGTCTCGGCTCAGCAGCCGCACATCAGCCCCGGGCAGGGCAACTCCTCCTACAGCCTGTCCAGCAGGGTgacgctgctgctgcagccggAGGACGTCCGCTCGCAGCTGGCCTGCGAGGTGCAGCACCCCACGCTGCCGGCCCCGCTGAGGGGCACCTACCAGCTGCGGGAAGCCCTGCgag TCTCGCCCAGCGTCCGCCTGCTCCCCGAGCCCAGCTCCGTCGAGCTCAACCGGACGCTGAACTTGAGCTGCCACGTGGAGGGCTTCTACCCGCGGGAGGTGGCTGTCAGCTGGCTGGAGAACGGCAGGGAGCTGAAGGCGGAGAACAGCTCCCGGGCGGTGCAGACCCCGCGGGGCTTGTTcaagctgagcagcctgctggaggTGCAGGCGACGGAGGAGAAGAACGGCTCGGTGCTGGCCTGCCGGGTGCTGCACGACGGCCAGGAGCCGGTCAGCAGGACGCTCACCCTCTGGGTCGCTGTCCCAGCCAAGGAGGGGATGAGCGACTGGGACACAGCAGATAACG GCAATCTGCTCACCATCTATATCGTGGTGGGGGTGGTCTGCACTGTGCTGGTCCTGCTGGTGGCTGCCATCCTGTACCTCATCCACACAAAGCAGAGCAAGG CAGGTAAAAGCTCCCCATCTGCCAG GTTACACGAGCCGGAGAAGAGCAGCGAGGCCACTACTCAG GAGTCCGACCCCAACAACCTGACCTACGCGGACCTGAACTtcgagaaggagaggaagagcatCCGGAGGATGGtggagctgagccagcagtctgAGTATGCCTCCatccagagcagccaggcccCCAGCGCCGACGACAACCTCACCTACGCCGACCTGGACATGGTGCACCTCAACAAGGCGCCCAAGCGCCCGGCCCCGCGCCCCGAGGAGGCCAGCTCCGAGTATGCCAGCGTCCAGATCTCCAGGAagtga
- the LOC135188304 gene encoding tyrosine-protein phosphatase non-receptor type substrate 1-like isoform X2, with product MEPPARGSAPVSWPLTCLVLLSLPSWPGVGAQYSQPFRLQQPQEQLKTTAGQTITLNCTTSGSGPVGPVKWVKGWGSESKTIYDQRSPSSRGMMVVDQSNKDFSIHIRDVQPQDAGTYYCVKYKRSVSQGDTLQVYQRGKGTVVSVHAKPSAPVVSGPEQRAGTGESATFTCETGGFFPDSISVRWLKNQAPVSAQQPHISPGQGNSSYSLSSRVTLLLQPEDVRSQLACEVQHPTLPAPLRGTYQLREALRVSPSVRLLPEPSSVELNRTLNLSCHVEGFYPREVAVSWLENGRELKAENSSRAVQTPRGLFKLSSLLEVQATEEKNGSVLACRVLHDGQEPVSRTLTLWVAVPAKEGMSDWDTADNGNLLTIYIVVGVVCTVLVLLVAAILYLIHTKQSKGKSSPSARLHEPEKSSEATTQESDPNNLTYADLNFEKERKSIRRMVELSQQSEYASIQSSQAPSADDNLTYADLDMVHLNKAPKRPAPRPEEASSEYASVQISRK from the exons GTGTGGGTGCCCAGTACAGTCAACccttcaggctgcagcagccccaggagcagctgaaaaCAACAGCAGGGCAGACGATCACCCTGAACTGCACCACGTCTGGAAGTGGCCCCGTTGGCCCTGTGAAGTGGGtgaagggctggggcagtgagagCAAGACCATCTATGACCAGAGGAGCCCCAGCTCCCGTGGGATGATGGTGGTGGATCAATCCAACAAGGACTTCAGCATCCACATCAGAGACGTCCAGCCCCAGGACGCTGGCACCTATTACTGTGTGAAGTACAAGAGGTCTGTGAGCCAAGGTGATACTCTTCAGGTCTACCAGCGTGGAAAGGGCACAGTGGTGTCTGTACACG CCAAACCCAGCGCCCCGGTGGTGTCCGGGCCcgagcagagggcaggcacaGGGGAATCGGCGACCTTCACCTGTGAGACTGGAGGCTTCTTCCCCGACAGCATCAGCGTGAGGTGGCTCAAGAACCAGGCTCCCGTCTCGGCTCAGCAGCCGCACATCAGCCCCGGGCAGGGCAACTCCTCCTACAGCCTGTCCAGCAGGGTgacgctgctgctgcagccggAGGACGTCCGCTCGCAGCTGGCCTGCGAGGTGCAGCACCCCACGCTGCCGGCCCCGCTGAGGGGCACCTACCAGCTGCGGGAAGCCCTGCgag TCTCGCCCAGCGTCCGCCTGCTCCCCGAGCCCAGCTCCGTCGAGCTCAACCGGACGCTGAACTTGAGCTGCCACGTGGAGGGCTTCTACCCGCGGGAGGTGGCTGTCAGCTGGCTGGAGAACGGCAGGGAGCTGAAGGCGGAGAACAGCTCCCGGGCGGTGCAGACCCCGCGGGGCTTGTTcaagctgagcagcctgctggaggTGCAGGCGACGGAGGAGAAGAACGGCTCGGTGCTGGCCTGCCGGGTGCTGCACGACGGCCAGGAGCCGGTCAGCAGGACGCTCACCCTCTGGGTCGCTGTCCCAGCCAAGGAGGGGATGAGCGACTGGGACACAGCAGATAACG GCAATCTGCTCACCATCTATATCGTGGTGGGGGTGGTCTGCACTGTGCTGGTCCTGCTGGTGGCTGCCATCCTGTACCTCATCCACACAAAGCAGAGCAAGG GTAAAAGCTCCCCATCTGCCAG GTTACACGAGCCGGAGAAGAGCAGCGAGGCCACTACTCAG GAGTCCGACCCCAACAACCTGACCTACGCGGACCTGAACTtcgagaaggagaggaagagcatCCGGAGGATGGtggagctgagccagcagtctgAGTATGCCTCCatccagagcagccaggcccCCAGCGCCGACGACAACCTCACCTACGCCGACCTGGACATGGTGCACCTCAACAAGGCGCCCAAGCGCCCGGCCCCGCGCCCCGAGGAGGCCAGCTCCGAGTATGCCAGCGTCCAGATCTCCAGGAagtga